The Chitinophagales bacterium genomic interval CAACAAGCACAAGCTACACAGCAAGCACCACAGCAGTTTGCCAAACGCATGAGCGAAAGCAGAGGCGAAATTGAAGATAGCTCCGGAGCCCAACAGCAACACCAAGCACCACAGCAAGCACCACCACGCGAAAAAACAGAACCTGTGCGCGTAGGTCCTAAAGTAGGAAGAAACGACCCTTGCCCTTGCGGTAGTGGTAAAAAATTTAAATCCTGTCACGGAAAAGATTTGGAATAAACAAGCTACGCCTGCTTAAATTCCAATTCAAAAACTGTACCTGCCGGAGTATTGTCTTTAATGGCAATACTTCCGCGAAATACATCTACAAAACGCTTTACAATGTAAAGCCCCAATCCTGTACCCTTAGCTTTGCGGGTTTCTTCATTGCCAATACGGTAAAACTTTTGAAACACCTTTGGCTTTTCTTCCGGTGGAATACCATAGCCATTATCTGCCACCGCCAACTTTACCAAGCCGCCTTGCTGATACAATTGCAAAAAAACAACTGCGTTGCTAGGCGAATATTTAATTGCATTCTCTAAAAGGTTCATCACCACAGAAGTAAAGCCTATTCTATCGGTTTCCAATTGCACATCAGATTCAATAGAGGCTTTCACTACAACACTCTTTTTATTGTTTGAAAAGTGCTTTACCACACCCTCACAAATGGCGCTCACATTAGTTATTTCCTTAGTTAAGCCATGTTCTTCGCGCTCTATCTTGGCGGCAAAAAGAATGTTATCTACCAAATTCTCTAATCGCTCAATATCCAAAAGTGAGTTGTTTATAAGCCTCATGCGCTTTTCTTCTTCCAGCCCCTTTCGCTGGAAAGTTTGCAGCGATGCCTTTATGGCCGCCAAGGGCGATTTTAGCTCATGCGTAATTGAAAGCAAAAAATTTCGCTGCAACGCAGCCAAAGCTATCTCTTTAGAAAACACCCTGCGCACCTGCATCAACCCAATAAAAAGCAGCAACACAAACACGCTGCCCTCTGTAAGTATCATCAACTTTTGGCGTTCATACTTTTCAAAACTGCGGCTATAAATTTCGGTAGATGAAAAATCGGCATCCTTACCGGCAAGCGTATAAAAATGAATTCTATCTAACTCCAGCTTCTCCCTAAAAGCAGCCTCGTTTTTTGCATATAGCAAATACGCCCACCAAACGGCAAATGCAATGGTATAAACAAATACCATGTAAAAAATTGCAAACGGATTAGAAAAAAACTTTTTAACCATCGAATGCGAAACTAATGCTAAAACCTTTGTTTACGAATTGTACTTTTGTGCGTATTTTGTAATTTGCATAATTATGGCGAAGCGTAAACCTAAAAAAGAGAAGAGCATTGAAAAATTGAGTGAAGAAAATGATTTTTTAAAACTCAAGATGATGGCAGAATTTGGAGGCGAATTCATTTCAGACACACCTGTGCCTCCCGAAGTAGAAAATATATTCCTGAAGCAGATACAAAAAATTCAACGGGCACATGCACAAGCAGAAACCATGAGCATACATAAAATGCTTGGCGAACCCGATTTTCCACCCATAAAAGATCTAGGTAAAAAGGACCTAAAAAAACAACTGAAATTACTACTCAGCACACTCAAAAAACACAATATCTCTGTAAACCACTACCCTACCGTAGCACCCGAAGAACTATACCGCTTTATTACCGAAGAACTATTTCCGCGCGAAGTAGAAAAAATGAAGCTAAAAGGCTGGCAACTACAATTTAACTACGAAGATTTTTACCCCAATCACGAAATGGATGTTGCCATTGTGGTAAACGATGCACTCTCGCTGTTAATCGAAAAAGAACCCGTACCAATGGAGTATTTATTTGATGAAGATATTAAAGATCAAAACGGCTTACAATTCGATTTTGAAGATTTTGTATTGCAATTGAAAGACTTTCACGACACTTTCATTAAAGCAAAAATAAAAGATGTACACTCCGAGGAACTTTCTATAACGGAAGAAACAGGAACAGCATACGAACGGCTGGCAGTGCTTACATCCATGCAATTAGAAAAGGGAAAACGCATGGTTACACGCGCCCTCGAAGTTGAATTTTGGTTACAACACAATAAAGAAACAAGGCAGTGGCTTATTAACCGTATCCGTTACGACTTTATGTGGGCATAATTAGCTGCATTTATTTCTTTCAATAAAAAATATCGTGCATTTACAATGAAAAAAATTACCGGAATCTGCCTTACACTCTTACTCACATCGCTCCTATTTTGGGGCGAAAGTTGCAAAAGCGGGAAATTAGATTGCCCCGCTTACAGCGATAATCCTGCACCTTCCGGCATTCCCAAAGGTGGAAAAACAAAATCCAGCGTTATTCCTCCAGATTACAAAAAAAAGCGATGAAAAAGTTATATCCTACCAACCTTTCAGAATCAAAAAAATCGCGCTGGTTTCGCAGAGCTTTCAATATATGGCCTTGCATTTGGAGCACCGGAAGTTCTGTAACTTTCATTGCCGGAAACTGGCAAGAACTACATGTAGAATTATCACTCAACTGGCGCACACGCAACCGAGTTGGAACAGTTTTTGGCGGCAGTATTTATAGCAGCATAGATCCCTACTACATGCTGCTGCTCATGGAAATTTTAGGGAAAAATTTTATTGTGTGGGATAAAGCAGCTTCGGTTAAATTTGTGCGGCCAATTACCCACAAAGCAAAGTGTCGTTTTTTAATACCCGACCACACTATTGATGAAATAAAAAAAATAGTAGCAGAAAAAGGAGAGCACACTTTTGATTTTCCCTTACAGTTTGAAGATGAACAAGAAAACGTTTATGCCGTGTTCACCAAAAGCGTTTATGTGGCTTCAAAAGAGTTTTACAAAGAAAAATTAGCACAGCGCAAGCAATAATTCAAACACCAATAAAAAGTTAAATAGTGAGCAAACACAAAGCCGGATTTGTAAATATTATTGGATTGCCCAATGTGGGTAAAAGTTCGCTCCTAAATGCCATTGTGGGCGAGCGTATGGCAATTATTTCACCCAAAGCACAAACCACACGCCACCGCCTGCTCGGCTTTGTAAATGGCGAAGATTTTCAGATAGTATTTAGCGATACTCCTGGGTTTATTAACGAGCCTGCATACAAGTTGCACGAAAACATGAATGGCTTTGTAAACGAAGCATTAGAAGATGCCGATGTGCTGCTGCTCGTTACCGATAAATTTCAAAAAAACAGCGAGCAGCAAACATTAGTTGAAGCCGCCAAATCATTCAAAAACAAATGTATTCTGGTATTCAACAAAATTGATTTAATGAACGAAACCGAGCTGGTTGCGCATCAAAAAAAGTGGCAGCAGCTTTTACCCGAAGCCAAATTTTTCCCCATCTCCACCGAAAAAAAATTCGGCATAAAAGAATTGCAACAGTGGATAGTTTCAGAGTTAGACGAATCACCTGAATTTTATCCTAAAGACGAATTTACCAATCGTCCCATGCGCTTCTTTGTGGCAGAAATTGTACGCGAAAAAATATTCTTTAATTACGATAAAGAAATTCCTTACAGCACCGAAGTAGTGATAGAAGAATATAAAGAAGAAGAAAAACTAGACCGCATCCGCTGTGCCATTTATGTTGAGCGCGAATCGCAAAAACCAATCATAATTGGCAAAGGTGGCGAAGCACTTACTAAAATTGGCAAAGAAGCCCGCGAGCAAATAGAAAGTTTTATTGGCAAGAAAGTATTCTTGGAATTACGTGTAAAAGTGCGCGATAAGTGGCGCAGCAACGAAAAACTACTCAAGCAGTTCGGTTACTAAACAAAACATAGCCTACAACTCAAAAACACGCACTTCTTTTAAATCACTGCAAGCAGCAGCAAGCGTTGCTATACTTTGCTGCAATACCGGGTGAAGAACAGTTGGCGCAATTTCCAACAAAGGTTGCAAT includes:
- a CDS encoding DUF4442 domain-containing protein, with amino-acid sequence MKKLYPTNLSESKKSRWFRRAFNIWPCIWSTGSSVTFIAGNWQELHVELSLNWRTRNRVGTVFGGSIYSSIDPYYMLLLMEILGKNFIVWDKAASVKFVRPITHKAKCRFLIPDHTIDEIKKIVAEKGEHTFDFPLQFEDEQENVYAVFTKSVYVASKEFYKEKLAQRKQ
- the era gene encoding GTPase Era, producing the protein MSKHKAGFVNIIGLPNVGKSSLLNAIVGERMAIISPKAQTTRHRLLGFVNGEDFQIVFSDTPGFINEPAYKLHENMNGFVNEALEDADVLLLVTDKFQKNSEQQTLVEAAKSFKNKCILVFNKIDLMNETELVAHQKKWQQLLPEAKFFPISTEKKFGIKELQQWIVSELDESPEFYPKDEFTNRPMRFFVAEIVREKIFFNYDKEIPYSTEVVIEEYKEEEKLDRIRCAIYVERESQKPIIIGKGGEALTKIGKEAREQIESFIGKKVFLELRVKVRDKWRSNEKLLKQFGY
- a CDS encoding HAMP domain-containing histidine kinase produces the protein MVFVYTIAFAVWWAYLLYAKNEAAFREKLELDRIHFYTLAGKDADFSSTEIYSRSFEKYERQKLMILTEGSVFVLLLFIGLMQVRRVFSKEIALAALQRNFLLSITHELKSPLAAIKASLQTFQRKGLEEEKRMRLINNSLLDIERLENLVDNILFAAKIEREEHGLTKEITNVSAICEGVVKHFSNNKKSVVVKASIESDVQLETDRIGFTSVVMNLLENAIKYSPSNAVVFLQLYQQGGLVKLAVADNGYGIPPEEKPKVFQKFYRIGNEETRKAKGTGLGLYIVKRFVDVFRGSIAIKDNTPAGTVFELEFKQA